In Chlorocebus sabaeus isolate Y175 chromosome 11, mChlSab1.0.hap1, whole genome shotgun sequence, one DNA window encodes the following:
- the KICS2 gene encoding KICSTOR subunit 2 isoform X3, with the protein MGESIPLAAPVPVEQAVLETFFSHLGIFSYDKAKDNVEKEREANKSAGGSWLSLLAALAHLAAAEKVYHSLTYLGQKLGGQSFFSRKDSIRTIYTSLHNELKKVVTGRGALGGTAPHVEELLSHLSEQLCFFVQARMEIADFYEKMYTLSTQKFINAEELVGLLDAILKKYSSRFHHPILSPLESSFQLEVDVLCHLLKAQAQVSEWKFLPSLVNLHSAHTKLQTWGQIFEKQRETKKHLFGGQSQKAVQPPHLFLWLMKLKNMLLAKFSFYFHEALSRQTTASEMKTLTAKANPDFFGKISSFIRKYDAANVSLIFDNRGSESFQGHGYHHPHSYREAPKGVDQYPAVVSLPSDRPVMHWPNVIMIMTDRTSDLNSLEKVVHFYDDKVQSTYFLTRPEPHFTIVVIFESKKSERDSHFISFLNELSLALKNPKVFASLKPGSKGSCYQCNYFVAFCLNYPKLLLQRK; encoded by the exons ATGGGGGAGTCTATCCCGCTGGCCGCCCCGGTACCGGTGGAACAGGCGGTGCTGGAGACATTCTTCTCTCACCTGGGTATCTTCTCTTACGACAAGGCTAAAGACAATGTGGAGAAGGAACGAGAGGCCAACAAGAGCGCGGGGGGCAGCTGGCTGTCGCTGCTGGCGGCCTTGGCGCACCTGGCCGCGGCCGAGAAGGTCTATCACAGCCTCACCTACCTGGGGCAGAAACTAG GGGGCCAGTCTTTCTTCAGCAGGAAGGATTCCATCCGCACCATCTATACTTCCTTACATAATGAGCTGAAGAAGGTTGTGACTGGCCGTGGTGCCCTGGGTGGGACTGCTCCTCACGTAGAAGAACTCCTTTCCCACCTGTCAGAGCAGCTCTGCTTCTTTGTTCAGGCTCGGATGGAGATCGCAGACTTCTATGAGAAGATGTACACCCTCAGCACACAGAAGTTCATCAATGCTGAAGAGCTCGTTGGCCTTTTGGATGCCATCCTGAAAAAATACAGCTCCAG ATTTCACCACCCAATCCTCAGTCCTTTGGAAAGCAGTTTCCAGCTGGAAGTTGACGTCCTGTGTCATCTCCTGAAAGCCCAGGCCCAGGTCTCAGAGTGGAAGTTCCTCCCATCTCTGGTTAATTTACACAGTGCGCACACCAAGCTGCAGACCTGGGGCCAGATCTTTGAGAAACAGCGGGAGACCAAGAAACATCTGTTTGGAGGGCAGTCTCAGAAGGCCGTGCAGCCTCCACACCTTTTCCTTTGGCTGATGAAACTCAAAAACATGCTTCTTGCCAAGTTTAGCTTTTACTTTCATGAGGCTCTGAGCCGACAAACTACTGCTTCAGAAATGAAAACGTTGACAGCAAAAGCTAACCCAGACTTTTTTGGAaagatttccagcttcatcaggAAATATGATGCTGCCAATGTGTCCTTAATTTTTGACAACAGGGGTTCTGAGAGTTTTCAGGGTCATGGTTATCACCACCCCCATTCCTACAGAGAGGCCCCCAAGGGTGTGGACCAGTATCCAGCTGTAGTGTCTCTGCCCAGCGACAGGCCAGTCATGCACTGGCCCAATGTCATCATGATCATGACGGACCGCACATCTGATCTGAACAGCTTGGAGAAAGTGGTCCACTTCTATGACGACAAAGTTCAGAGTACCTACTTCCTAACCCGCCCGGAACCTCACTTTACCATTGTTGTCATTTTTGAGTCAAAGAAATCTGAGAGAGACTCCcactttatttccttcctcaaTGAGCTCTCACTTGCCCTTAAGAACCCCAAAGTGTTTGCAAGTCTGAAACCTGGATCCAAAG GTTCCTGTTACCAATGCAATTATTTCGTGGCCTTTTGCCTGAATTATCCTAAGCTGCTTCTCCAGAGGAAATGA
- the KICS2 gene encoding KICSTOR subunit 2 isoform X2 translates to MGESIPLAAPVPVEQAVLETFFSHLGIFSYDKAKDNVEKEREANKSAGGSWLSLLAALAHLAAAEKVYHSLTYLGQKLGGQSFFSRKDSIRTIYTSLHNELKKVVTGRGALGGTAPHVEELLSHLSEQLCFFVQARMEIADFYEKMYTLSTQKFINAEELVGLLDAILKKYSSRFHHPILSPLESSFQLEVDVLCHLLKAQAQVSEWKFLPSLVNLHSAHTKLQTWGQIFEKQRETKKHLFGGQSQKAVQPPHLFLWLMKLKNMLLAKFSFYFHEALSRQTTASEMKTLTAKANPDFFGKISSFIRKYDAANVSLIFDNRGSESFQGHGYHHPHSYREAPKGVDQYPAVVSLPSDRPVMHWPNVIMIMTDRTSDLNSLEKVVHFYDDKVQSTYFLTRPEPHFTIVVIFESKKSERDSHFISFLNELSLALKNPKVFASLKPGSKG, encoded by the exons ATGGGGGAGTCTATCCCGCTGGCCGCCCCGGTACCGGTGGAACAGGCGGTGCTGGAGACATTCTTCTCTCACCTGGGTATCTTCTCTTACGACAAGGCTAAAGACAATGTGGAGAAGGAACGAGAGGCCAACAAGAGCGCGGGGGGCAGCTGGCTGTCGCTGCTGGCGGCCTTGGCGCACCTGGCCGCGGCCGAGAAGGTCTATCACAGCCTCACCTACCTGGGGCAGAAACTAG GGGGCCAGTCTTTCTTCAGCAGGAAGGATTCCATCCGCACCATCTATACTTCCTTACATAATGAGCTGAAGAAGGTTGTGACTGGCCGTGGTGCCCTGGGTGGGACTGCTCCTCACGTAGAAGAACTCCTTTCCCACCTGTCAGAGCAGCTCTGCTTCTTTGTTCAGGCTCGGATGGAGATCGCAGACTTCTATGAGAAGATGTACACCCTCAGCACACAGAAGTTCATCAATGCTGAAGAGCTCGTTGGCCTTTTGGATGCCATCCTGAAAAAATACAGCTCCAG ATTTCACCACCCAATCCTCAGTCCTTTGGAAAGCAGTTTCCAGCTGGAAGTTGACGTCCTGTGTCATCTCCTGAAAGCCCAGGCCCAGGTCTCAGAGTGGAAGTTCCTCCCATCTCTGGTTAATTTACACAGTGCGCACACCAAGCTGCAGACCTGGGGCCAGATCTTTGAGAAACAGCGGGAGACCAAGAAACATCTGTTTGGAGGGCAGTCTCAGAAGGCCGTGCAGCCTCCACACCTTTTCCTTTGGCTGATGAAACTCAAAAACATGCTTCTTGCCAAGTTTAGCTTTTACTTTCATGAGGCTCTGAGCCGACAAACTACTGCTTCAGAAATGAAAACGTTGACAGCAAAAGCTAACCCAGACTTTTTTGGAaagatttccagcttcatcaggAAATATGATGCTGCCAATGTGTCCTTAATTTTTGACAACAGGGGTTCTGAGAGTTTTCAGGGTCATGGTTATCACCACCCCCATTCCTACAGAGAGGCCCCCAAGGGTGTGGACCAGTATCCAGCTGTAGTGTCTCTGCCCAGCGACAGGCCAGTCATGCACTGGCCCAATGTCATCATGATCATGACGGACCGCACATCTGATCTGAACAGCTTGGAGAAAGTGGTCCACTTCTATGACGACAAAGTTCAGAGTACCTACTTCCTAACCCGCCCGGAACCTCACTTTACCATTGTTGTCATTTTTGAGTCAAAGAAATCTGAGAGAGACTCCcactttatttccttcctcaaTGAGCTCTCACTTGCCCTTAAGAACCCCAAAGTGTTTGCAAGTCTGAAACCTGGATCCAAAGGTTAG